The Planctomycetota bacterium DNA window GATGCTGCGCCTCAGCGACCGCGACCGGGACGCCTTCCTGGCCGCCCTCGACAATCCGCCCGCGCCGAACGCGAAGCTTTGCAGAGCGGCCAAACGCTACGCTGCGAAGGTGACGCGGTGAGCCAGTGGCGCATCGAACTGCTGGACAAGCATCACCAGCGTGAGGGGTTTGACTGCGGCGAAGAAAGCTTGAATAGCTTTCTCCACACCCACGCCGGTCAAAACGCACGACGCGATATTTCGCGCACGTATGTGGTCCTGCCTGCTGAATCCAATGTGGTGGTTGGCTACTACACGCTTTCCAGCGGCAGCGTGGCTTTCAGCAGCCTGCCGGACGCTTCGACCAAACGACTGCCGAAGTACCCCGTGCCGACGGCACATCTGGGACGACTGGCGATCGATCGCCGATTCCAGGGGCAAGGTCTCGGCGGCATCCTGCTGATCGATGCGCTGCGGTGTGTCCGCGAGGCTGCCGACCGGATCGGTATCCACGCCGTAACCGTCCATGCGCTCAATGCCAAAGCCAAGCGGTTCTATGAGACGCACGGTTTCATGAATCTGCGCGATGACGAACTGCACCTGTTCCTGCCGATGGCCACGATCCGAGAGCTATGAAGAACACCCGCCACAAACTCCCGCGCAGCTTCGACGCCCTCGTGGCCGAGATGCCCCCGCAGGCAATCATGGATGAGGTGCGTTACGAGAACACCCTCGAGATGGTCGACCGCCTGATGACGGCGGGCAAGCTGACCAAAGGGCA harbors:
- a CDS encoding GNAT family N-acetyltransferase — its product is MQSGQTLRCEGDAVSQWRIELLDKHHQREGFDCGEESLNSFLHTHAGQNARRDISRTYVVLPAESNVVVGYYTLSSGSVAFSSLPDASTKRLPKYPVPTAHLGRLAIDRRFQGQGLGGILLIDALRCVREAADRIGIHAVTVHALNAKAKRFYETHGFMNLRDDELHLFLPMATIREL